One Streptomyces formicae genomic window, ATCGAATCCGCGGGGTGGAAGACCCACCGGAAGCCGCGCTCGCCCGCGCTCGGGGTGACCTCGACGGCGAGCACGGAGCGCGCGTCGTGCACCAGGGCGCGCAGCGTCAGCGTGCCCCTGTCGGTGGTGAGGGTGCCGGTCAGCTCGGCGTCCCGCAGCCGCAGGCGCCAGTCGAGGGCGGTGACGGTGCCGACGGGCTCCAGGGTGAAGTGGCCGATCGGGAGCCTGGCGAGACCGAAGAGGGAGCCGAACTCGGGGCGGTGGTCCTGCACCTCGGAGTGCTGGACGTTGAAGCGGATCGCCTTGCTCTGCGCGCCGGGTTCCGCGTAGATCCCCGACCCGAGGAAGCCGTTGCCGAGGAAGGGACCCTCATACCAGGTCTTCGGCATCTCCCGCCAGACGAGGTCGGCGTCGTCGAGGACGGTGCGCCAGGGGTCGCCGCCGCCCGCGGGCCGTGCCTGTGCCCGTGCCTGTGCGGGCAGCGACCCGCCCGCGGCCAGCGCGCCGCCCAGCGCGGTCCCGGTGGCGAGCACGGTTCTTCTGGACGGGCTCGGCATCGCGCCTCCAGTCATCGGAGCTATTCTTCGCCGAAAGCTAGAGATGGCCCGTGAGTACGTCAATGAGGCGGACGAAATCCGTCATAGATCCGATGTGAGGCGCGCGGCTCAGCCCCAGAAGACCGCGCCGATCCACGCCCCCACGATCAACAGGCACGCGAACAGCTCGGTCAGCACGCTGGTCCCGCCCATCCGCATGGCCGTCCGCGTCGCCGTCACCGCCTCGCCGTGTCCGCCGAGGCGCAGCCGCTCCCCGGTGTAGATCCCGCCGATGAAGCCGGGGATCGCCCCGATCAAGGGCAGCACGCAGAAGCCGAGCAGCGCGCCCGTCCCGGCGAAGAACGCCATCCGGCGCGTCGCCCCGCTCTCCCGCAGCCGTCGCGGCGGCAGCTGCCAGCGGACGGCCTGCGCCGCGAGCAGCACGACGCTCGCGCCGACCAGGATGCTCCAGGCCAGCCCGTTGGGGTCCTGCAGCGCCCACCACAGGACCGCGGCCCACACCAGCCACGGCCCCGGCACGCCGGGCACAAGCACTCCGCACAGGCCGAGCAGCATGACCACGCCGACCAGCAGGAGTTCCCACGCTCCCATCTGCCAAGCGTGCAGGAGATCGACCGAAACCGCAGGTCACGTTAGTCCTGGGGCGGGCGCGGATCAGTCCTGGGGCGGGCGTGGCTCAGTCCTGGGGCGGGCGCGGGCGCCGTGCCACCCAGTCCCTCTCGTACGCGTGCCAGCCCAGCTGGAGCCGGGTGGAGACGCCGGTCAGCTCCATCAGGCGCTTCACCCTGCGCTGCACCGTACGCAGCCCCAGATCGAGCTGTTTGGCCACGCTCGCGTCGGTCAGGCCCGCCAGGAGCAGCGAGAGGATCTCCAGGTCGGTGCCGTCGGGCGCCTCGGGCGCGTCCTCGGCGAGCATGCCGTCCTCGCCGATGCGCAGCGGCAGCGCGTCCCGCCAGACCGCCTCGAAGAGCCCGGCGAGCGATTCGAGCAGCCCGCTGGCGTGCACCACCAGGGCGGCGGGCTCGGCGGTGCGCGAGGTCAGCGGCACCATCGCGAGCGAGCCGTCGGCGATCACCAGCTTGGTCGGGACGCGGTCCACCACCCGCACCCGCTCGTCGCGGCCGATCGCCGCCGACAGCTCGGTCAGGCCCGTCGGCAGGTCGAGGACGGACCGCTCGACCACCACCCGGTAGCTGACGCCCCGGCCCGCCGCCTGCTCCTCGGCGCTGTTCTCCATGCCGCTGACCGCGATGGGCCTGCCGGTCACCAGGGCACACACCTCGTCGCTCGCGCCCAGCTGGAGCTGGAGGAAGCGCTGCGAGACGGCGGCCGCCCCGGTGACCACCTCGACCAGGTCGTGGACGGTGGGCTCGGCGGCCTGGGCACGGTACTCCTCGGCGAGCAGGGTGGCCGCCAGCTCCGCCTTCTCCAGCTCGTGCCGCTGCTGGGTGAGCAGCGCGCCGAGCGCGACACCGGGCGGCGCGGCCACCCAGCGGCCCGCCCTGCCGGACGCCTGCGCGGCCAGGCCGTGCCGCTCCAGGCGGCGAAGGGCACGCTCGGTCTCCGGCTCGCCCAGGGTGAGCCTGCGCGCGAGATCGGACACGTCGGCCGCGCCCACCGACACCAGCGCCCGGTACGCCGATTCGTGCGTCTCGTCCAGACCGATCGCAGCCAGCATGCGGCGACGTCCCTCCCCACGGCTCGTTCCTGCGGCGCCGTGGCGGAAAGCGGCCACGGCATAAACCCGCCCCCGGACATCATCCCCGCACCACCCTCCCCTCTGCCAAGGTGACGCCACCGCAGCACCAACAGCAGCCGGGTATGCGGCCTTTGGTCCGAATCGACCTGCGGTCTTGGCATGCCCATCTATCTTGGGAGAGCGATGCGCCCGATATCGCGTACGGCCTTGGGGGCGGCGTCAGCCGTCGTCCTCGCCGTCACCGCGGCCGTGCCGTCCGCGGCTGAGCCGCGCGCCGCCACGGCACAGGAGAGACCCCTGACGGGGAGTGCCGCACGGAGCGAGGGGAGCTCCGTCGTCACCCTCGTCACCGGCGACCGGATCCTCGTGACGTCCGACGGCAAGGGGAGGGCGGGCGCGACCGCGCTGCCCGGCGCCGACGGCGCCGTGCCCCTGATCCAGACGCGGCAGTCAGGAAAGGACCTCTACGTCTACCCCGAGGGAGCCGTCCACGCGCTGGCCGCAGGCCGCGTCGACGCCGAGCTCTTCAACGTCACCGGCCTCGTCCGCCAGGGCTATGACGACGCGCACGCCAAGAAGCTGCCGCTCATCGCCGTGTACGACAAGTCCGTCGACGTCGCCCGCGCGCTGCCCGCGACCCCGCGCGGCGCCGAGCGCGGTCCCGTCCTCGAACCGGTCGACGGCGTCGCGCTGAAGGCCGACAAGGAGAAGACCGCCGACTTCTGGGCGGACATCGCGAACCCCAGGTCCCGTGCCGCGGGCGACCTGAAGAAGCTCTGGCTCGACGCCAAGGTCGAGGCCACCCTCGACCGGTCGACGAAGCAGGTGCACGCCCCCGAGGCGTGGGCCGCCGGTTACGACGGCAAGGGCACCAAGGTCGCCGTCCTGGACACCGGCGCCGACGCCGAACACCCCGACCTCAAGGGCCGGATCGGCGCGACGAAGAACTTCACCGACTCCCCGGACAACGAGGACCGGCAGGGCCACGGCACCCACACCACCTCCACCGTCGGTGGCTCGGGCGCCGCGAGCGGCGGCAAGAAGAAGGGCGTCGCGCCCGGCACCGAGCTGCTGCACGGCAAGGTCCTGGGCGACAGTGGCTCCGGCGCCACTTCGTGGATCATCGAAGGCATGCAGTGGGCGGTCGACCAGAAGGCCGACGTCGTCTCCATGAGCCTCGGCAACCCGGCGCAGACCGACTGCACCGACCCCATGAGCACGGCGACCGAGGAACTCGCGCGGTCGAGCGAGGGCACCCTCTTCGTCATCGCGGCGGGCAACACGGGCCCGAGCCTCAACTCCGTCTCCTCGCCCGGCTGTGCGCCGAGCGTCCTGACCGTCGGCGCCGTCGACCGCGACGACACCACCGCGAACTTCTCCAGCCGCGGACCCGCGTACGGCTCGCACACCCTCAAGCCGGAGATCGCCGCGCCCGGCGTCGGCATCTCCGCCGCGGCCGCGGGCGGCAGGGGCGTCTACGCGTACCAGTCGATGAGCGGTACGTCGATGGCGACCCCGCACGTCGCGGGCGCCGCCGCCCTCGTCAAGCAGCGCCACCCCGACTGGAGTTCGGCCCAGATCAAGGCGGCCCTCGTGTCGTCCGCGGACACCGGCATCCCCGGTGACGCCCGCGAGACCGGCGGCGGCAGGCTCGACGCCAAGGCCGCGATCGACCAGAAGGTGCTCGGCTCACCGGCCGTCCAGGGCGGCAGCTTCGGCTGGCCGCAGGACTCCTCCGACCGCACGAGCGTCGACGTGCCGTACACCAACACCACCGACAAGTCGGTCCAGTTGAAGCTGTCGCTCCAGGGCGTCACCGGCAACGACGGCTCCGCCGTGCGCGCCACGGTCGCCAAGCTCGGCGAGCGCACCGTGACCGTCCCGGCACGGGCCACCGTCAAGGTCCCCCTGAAGCTCACCCCCGACGCCGGCCTCAAGCGCGCCCAGTACGGCGACATCACGGGCCGCGTCCTGGCCACGGCGGACGGCGGCACCAAGGTCTCCACCCCGTTCTCGCTCTACGTCCAGCCGGAGACCGTCAGCCTCCGCGTGAAGCTCGTCGACCGCGCGGGCAAGCCCGCCGACGGCGCCTCCTCCGTGGACCTCATCGGCACGGACACCGCCACCGGTGAGCGGCGCTTCAACGAGGGCGCCAACGACCAGACCTACCAAGTACGCCCCGGCGCCTACTTCTTGACCGGCTTCATCGCCACCCCGGACGCGGGCGGCGACGGAAAGCTGACCGACTCCCTCACGCACCTCGCCCGCCCCCAGGTCCAGGTGACGAAGGACACCACGATCACGCTCGACGCGCGCACGGCGCACCGCGTCGACGTCAAGACCGACAAGGCGTCCGAAGTGCGCGGCGCCACCCTCGCCTTCGCCCGTACCTGGGGCAAGGACAACTGGCTGCACGCGGGCACCGCGGCGGGCCCGCGCACGATCCGCTCCTACTACCGGTCGGTCCAGGGCGCGGCGTCCGACGGCACCTTCGAGTCCGGCAGCTACTGGCGCGCGGCGGCGCCCCAGATCTCCGAACTCGCCGTCGCGGGCGGCAAGAAGCTGCACCCCCTGACCGCGTCCACCGGCTCCGCCAACCTCGACGGCACGGGCAGGGCCCCGGTCGTCGACGCGCGGACCGGCACGCCCGAAGAGCTCGAAGCCGCCGGGGTCAAGGGGAAGATCGCCCTGGTCAAGGTCGCCGACACCGGTGACGCTGCCGCCGTGGCGAGCGCCGCGAAGAAGGCGGGCGCACTCGCCGTCATCGCCCATCGCGAGGCCCCCGGGCGCTGGTACCCGTCCGCGGGCTTCGTGGGATCCCCGCTGCCGGTGCTCGGCATCCCGACCGACGAGGCGGCGTACCTGCTGTCCCGGATCGGCGCGGGCGACGCCGAACTGACGTGGCGGGCCACGGCGAAGAGCCCCTACGTCTACAACCTCGCCTTCCCCGAGACCGGCCAGGTCCGCGACGACCGCACCTACCGGGTACGGGACAAGGACCTGGCCGCCAACGCGGCGACGTACCGGGCGATGGGCGAGCGCACGGACTACGTGGACCTGCCGTCGGCGGTCCGCCCGACCGGCCTCGAGGTCTACTTCGGCGACCTCGCGTCCGTCCCCGCCCCCGGAAAGCGCACCGAGTACTACTCGGCGGGCACGACGGGCTGGGGCCACCAGGTCTCCAGCAGCTTCCCGTACGGGGAGTTCATGATCGACCCGGTGCGCACCTACAAGAAGGGCGAGCGCCGCAGCGAGACCTGGTACGACGGGGTCCTCACGCCCGGCACGCCGCGCGACGCCGAGGGGAAGCAGGCGCTCGCCGGTGAGCGGCAGGGCAACCTGATCGGCGTGGCGCCCGGTTTCTGGTCCGACGCCGAACACGGCGGGATCCAGGGCAGCTTCGGCGACATCGGCTCCGTGGAGCTCAAGCGGAACGGCGAGAGCCTGGGGCAGTCGGGCTGGCCCTACGGGGTGTTCACGGTCCCGGCCGAGGACTCCGCGTACGAACTGACGCTCTCCACCACGAAGATCGGCTCGCGGGTCTGGAAGCGGTCCACGCGGACCGAGACGACCTGGTCCTTCCGCTCGCACCTGGACGAGGACGCGTACTCGCAGGGCATCCCGATGCTCTTCCCGACGTACGCCGTGCCGGAGGACGG contains:
- a CDS encoding DUF456 domain-containing protein, producing the protein MGAWELLLVGVVMLLGLCGVLVPGVPGPWLVWAAVLWWALQDPNGLAWSILVGASVVLLAAQAVRWQLPPRRLRESGATRRMAFFAGTGALLGFCVLPLIGAIPGFIGGIYTGERLRLGGHGEAVTATRTAMRMGGTSVLTELFACLLIVGAWIGAVFWG
- a CDS encoding S8 family peptidase, translating into MRPISRTALGAASAVVLAVTAAVPSAAEPRAATAQERPLTGSAARSEGSSVVTLVTGDRILVTSDGKGRAGATALPGADGAVPLIQTRQSGKDLYVYPEGAVHALAAGRVDAELFNVTGLVRQGYDDAHAKKLPLIAVYDKSVDVARALPATPRGAERGPVLEPVDGVALKADKEKTADFWADIANPRSRAAGDLKKLWLDAKVEATLDRSTKQVHAPEAWAAGYDGKGTKVAVLDTGADAEHPDLKGRIGATKNFTDSPDNEDRQGHGTHTTSTVGGSGAASGGKKKGVAPGTELLHGKVLGDSGSGATSWIIEGMQWAVDQKADVVSMSLGNPAQTDCTDPMSTATEELARSSEGTLFVIAAGNTGPSLNSVSSPGCAPSVLTVGAVDRDDTTANFSSRGPAYGSHTLKPEIAAPGVGISAAAAGGRGVYAYQSMSGTSMATPHVAGAAALVKQRHPDWSSAQIKAALVSSADTGIPGDARETGGGRLDAKAAIDQKVLGSPAVQGGSFGWPQDSSDRTSVDVPYTNTTDKSVQLKLSLQGVTGNDGSAVRATVAKLGERTVTVPARATVKVPLKLTPDAGLKRAQYGDITGRVLATADGGTKVSTPFSLYVQPETVSLRVKLVDRAGKPADGASSVDLIGTDTATGERRFNEGANDQTYQVRPGAYFLTGFIATPDAGGDGKLTDSLTHLARPQVQVTKDTTITLDARTAHRVDVKTDKASEVRGATLAFARTWGKDNWLHAGTAAGPRTIRSYYRSVQGAASDGTFESGSYWRAAAPQISELAVAGGKKLHPLTASTGSANLDGTGRAPVVDARTGTPEELEAAGVKGKIALVKVADTGDAAAVASAAKKAGALAVIAHREAPGRWYPSAGFVGSPLPVLGIPTDEAAYLLSRIGAGDAELTWRATAKSPYVYNLAFPETGQVRDDRTYRVRDKDLAANAATYRAMGERTDYVDLPSAVRPTGLEVYFGDLASVPAPGKRTEYYSAGTTGWGHQVSSSFPYGEFMIDPVRTYKKGERRSETWYDGVLTPGTPRDAEGKQALAGERQGNLIGVAPGFWSDAEHGGIQGSFGDIGSVELKRNGESLGQSGWPYGVFTVPAEDSAYELTLSTTKIGSRVWKRSTRTETTWSFRSHLDEDAYSQGIPMLFPTYAVPEDGDKTLAAEDGQRIELGATGHAGYRPGSLTEAKLSYSYDEGKTWTAATTARQGGTWRATVNHAGASGEQVWLKSQLTDSRGNSVTQTVARAYDVR
- a CDS encoding helix-turn-helix transcriptional regulator gives rise to the protein MLAAIGLDETHESAYRALVSVGAADVSDLARRLTLGEPETERALRRLERHGLAAQASGRAGRWVAAPPGVALGALLTQQRHELEKAELAATLLAEEYRAQAAEPTVHDLVEVVTGAAAVSQRFLQLQLGASDEVCALVTGRPIAVSGMENSAEEQAAGRGVSYRVVVERSVLDLPTGLTELSAAIGRDERVRVVDRVPTKLVIADGSLAMVPLTSRTAEPAALVVHASGLLESLAGLFEAVWRDALPLRIGEDGMLAEDAPEAPDGTDLEILSLLLAGLTDASVAKQLDLGLRTVQRRVKRLMELTGVSTRLQLGWHAYERDWVARRPRPPQD